In one window of Verrucomicrobiia bacterium DNA:
- a CDS encoding peroxiredoxin, protein MKLRTLLACAAAAVLALNAQAATPKVGDKAPAVEGKDQDGKPWKLADQTGKKAILLYFYPKDDTPGCTTQACGLRDRMGDLKKDGVEVIGVSFDSAESHKAFIAKHNLNFPLLADTDGKIADAYGVRREAGKNIARRASFLIDKDGKIVHVTDVPKADVHLAEMKDAVAKLKK, encoded by the coding sequence ATGAAGTTACGAACTCTCCTCGCCTGCGCCGCTGCGGCGGTGCTGGCCCTCAACGCCCAGGCAGCCACGCCCAAGGTCGGCGATAAGGCCCCCGCCGTGGAAGGCAAAGACCAGGACGGCAAGCCCTGGAAGCTCGCCGACCAAACCGGCAAAAAAGCCATCCTCCTCTACTTCTACCCGAAGGATGACACCCCGGGTTGCACCACCCAGGCTTGTGGCCTGCGCGATCGCATGGGTGATCTGAAGAAAGATGGTGTCGAGGTCATCGGCGTCAGCTTCGATTCCGCCGAGAGCCACAAGGCTTTCATCGCTAAACATAACCTGAACTTCCCTCTGCTCGCCGATACGGATGGCAAGATCGCCGATGCCTATGGCGTCCGCCGGGAAGCGGGCAAGAATATCGCCCGCCGCGCATCTTTCCTTATTGATAAAGACGGCAAGATCGTCCACGTCACCGACGTGCCCAAGGCCGATGTACATCTCGCCGAGATGAAAGACGCCGTCGCCAAGCTGAAGAAGTGA
- a CDS encoding LamG-like jellyroll fold domain-containing protein, which yields MKTTSTASLRALISPAWRSACALMLLACAATASAQIVQPTFTAGQINTIVTTFNQTNAGDRVTIADYQHGQLYMAAGSAGTNVRDSWWNINNPLSPVLVQSIVGNHDKPHNIAFWKTYFTEANNGTTLRIWDYTTRTQVGTRNGTVNSLWDFVQAPYAYTGSHGYTTGSKIEIWNVDNPSNIISLGAVDTGTTPGFQIGAVNALGNILTGSGTEAPGIAVYDISDPANPLLLDSRVDGTNMNYTALIYGSRVYNCERAGIRVYDFSNPNNIQLVGSVATGGQPRYLVFKDGKGYCAPGNNTIKVFDATTLTVTQTIIPDGKVMDFVYPLGNMLLVAGGGSGNATNGARFMALQQAPDTTGPAVVYGLPTNNAVNIGLKSRIGFSMSDQIDVNSLTTNTFIVRPVGTTTPIPGTYSTMMGLINFSPLNPLVGGVTYEVILTAGGVKDVVGNGIAAQHRITFTTVQPVITSDGLNHRWPMDGNLLDVVGVNSGANNGVTFTNGFNGQAGAFNGTSHANLGAINFSNNFTISAWVWVNTGTTNIQTIMANSSGGLSNGFRLFVNTYNTADRSVMLETANGTVMDSARTGGGVVTLGAWNHIAATVNRTSGTAAIYVNGTNFTTDGTIRTDFSMNAVTHMGQFTNNSFRLSGRLDEVRTYNRVLTSAEIGTLNIMTHHWPMDGDFVDYVGSNNGLNFGAGLTNAARIGTQAGVFDGADYVDVGALNLGNNFSIATWVRLDVGATNIQTLVANSAGGASTDGFRLYVNTFNTSDGAVVLETGNGTANNNARTSTGVVGTNGWAHVTLTMNRSSGTAVIYVNGVNVTTDGSVVTNFTNSSAIHLGQMASAGFRLRGRLDDVRIYNKVLSQTEVTTLLTASGNTPPVITSLVSSASKSLVNANVTFTINATDANNDGLSYSFDFGTGAGQQPFTLNKSASFTYTNAGRYTVFGRARDASGTVTTSMVQVVHYTLTATNAVASSQIIYDNSRTKVWNVNPDSDTVTRIDGNSLAKDFEIAVGKKPRSLALRPDNSEVWVTCESSDEIYVLNANTGALVQTIDTPRGSRPMGVAFQPNGAAAYVTYMNTGLLAKWNPSTKALVGTLNVGQQPRAISISGDSTRIFVGRFISPVNPFNPGAEVGEVREVGVASFTVTRTFTLAHSTTPDTESSSRGTPNYLTQMAISPDGRRLFVPSKKDNVDRGTWRDGNALTHDRSVRAIVSQLDLINNNEALASRVDIDNRSFPHGVVFSPVGDLAFVAMQGNNEVLILNAYTGVAVSGFKLGNELSPQDLVMKPDGSRLYVMNFMTRSVSAYNISSIVAGTSSEATPLGVTNVVATEKLSATVLKGKQIFYNAADERMSAEGYMSCASCHLDGGSDRRVWDFTDRGEGLRMTTGLEGRRGMGHGRVHWSGNFDEIQDFELDIRNAFNGTGFITNGVPNSSLGAANAGRSADLDALAAYVASLTKFNRSPFRNADGTLTSDAVAGKAIFTQLNCASCHSGADFTDSTGNVLRNVGTIKASSGQRLGAALTGLDTPTLKGLWDKGPYLHDGSATNLIDVITTQNPSNQHGVTSGLTTTQRNQLVAYLQQIDDLEVGGMTHLWPFQNNVNDVVGTNNGTNNIIGYTSGQVGQAAQLNGTNFVGVGQMNLGSNFTIASWVYIDPAATNIQTIMANSGGGSSTDGFRLFVNTWNTSDGAVNFETGDGTAGNGAKSSTAKVMPSAWNFVAVTVNRTAGTAAIYVNGTNYTADGSITTNFNVTNAVFIGQMGNAGGNRLRGMLDEVAIFNRSLTTNEMSILMSGDNSQFLMSMMGGGGGGGSSMMLMQMPSGGAKESARSTSSGGALPPPWLAQDIGAVAVVGSESHDNGSYTISGSGSGIWNTKDEFRYVYQTATGDCDIRARLNGVDGDVLARAGVMIRETLNPNSAHASMLITGKRQALFERRLGTGGTTSVASVTVPEGDVWVRVQRSGQKFTTMVSSDGVKWVVIGSVQMSMSQNVYIGLGVSSHVDGIISTTTLDDVTAVP from the coding sequence ATGAAGACCACCTCTACCGCGTCCCTTCGTGCCTTGATCTCACCTGCCTGGCGCTCGGCTTGTGCCTTGATGCTGCTTGCCTGTGCGGCGACAGCTTCTGCGCAGATCGTCCAGCCGACTTTCACTGCGGGGCAGATCAATACCATCGTCACCACCTTCAACCAGACGAATGCGGGCGATCGCGTGACCATCGCTGATTACCAACACGGTCAGCTTTACATGGCTGCTGGGTCCGCAGGTACAAACGTGCGGGACAGCTGGTGGAACATAAACAATCCGCTCAGTCCGGTGTTGGTGCAATCAATCGTGGGCAACCACGACAAACCGCACAATATCGCGTTTTGGAAAACCTATTTCACGGAGGCAAATAATGGCACGACGTTGCGCATCTGGGATTACACGACGCGCACACAGGTGGGCACACGGAATGGCACGGTGAACAGTCTCTGGGATTTCGTGCAGGCGCCATATGCGTACACCGGTTCGCATGGTTACACGACAGGTTCGAAGATCGAGATATGGAATGTGGATAATCCATCCAACATCATCAGCCTTGGGGCGGTGGATACAGGAACGACGCCAGGTTTCCAGATCGGTGCGGTGAATGCGCTGGGAAATATTCTTACCGGTTCCGGCACAGAAGCGCCGGGCATCGCGGTATATGACATCAGTGATCCGGCGAATCCATTGCTGCTGGATAGCCGGGTGGATGGAACGAACATGAACTACACCGCGCTGATCTATGGCAGCCGCGTGTATAACTGCGAGCGCGCTGGCATCCGCGTTTATGATTTCAGCAATCCGAATAACATCCAGCTCGTGGGTAGCGTAGCGACAGGTGGTCAGCCGCGTTACTTGGTGTTCAAGGATGGCAAAGGCTACTGCGCTCCGGGCAACAACACGATCAAGGTATTCGATGCCACGACTTTGACGGTCACACAGACAATCATCCCGGACGGCAAGGTGATGGATTTCGTTTATCCACTGGGCAACATGCTCTTGGTTGCTGGTGGCGGGAGCGGTAATGCCACGAATGGTGCGCGGTTCATGGCTTTGCAACAGGCACCGGATACGACAGGACCAGCCGTAGTTTACGGTTTGCCGACGAATAATGCGGTGAACATCGGCCTGAAATCCCGCATCGGCTTCTCGATGAGCGACCAGATCGACGTGAACTCGCTGACGACCAATACATTCATCGTGCGTCCGGTGGGCACGACGACACCGATTCCAGGCACTTATTCCACGATGATGGGCTTGATCAATTTCTCGCCGCTAAATCCGTTGGTGGGTGGCGTGACATATGAGGTGATCCTTACGGCGGGTGGTGTGAAGGATGTAGTAGGCAACGGCATTGCGGCCCAGCACCGCATCACCTTTACCACCGTGCAACCAGTGATTACTTCAGATGGATTGAATCATCGCTGGCCGATGGATGGCAACTTGCTGGATGTGGTGGGCGTGAATAGCGGGGCGAACAACGGGGTGACGTTCACCAATGGATTCAATGGTCAGGCGGGTGCGTTCAACGGAACGAGCCATGCAAATCTTGGAGCCATAAATTTCAGCAATAATTTCACGATCTCGGCTTGGGTGTGGGTGAATACGGGCACGACAAATATTCAGACGATCATGGCGAATTCCTCCGGCGGCTTGAGCAATGGCTTCCGCCTCTTCGTGAATACTTACAACACGGCCGATCGTTCGGTGATGTTGGAGACGGCGAATGGAACAGTGATGGATTCTGCCCGCACTGGCGGCGGAGTGGTGACGCTTGGGGCCTGGAACCATATCGCCGCGACAGTGAATCGCACGAGTGGCACAGCGGCGATCTATGTGAACGGCACAAACTTTACGACGGATGGCACGATCAGGACAGATTTCTCCATGAACGCGGTGACGCACATGGGCCAGTTCACGAATAACAGTTTTCGTCTCTCAGGCCGGTTGGATGAGGTACGCACCTATAATCGTGTATTGACCTCAGCAGAGATCGGTACGTTGAACATCATGACGCATCACTGGCCGATGGATGGAGATTTTGTGGATTATGTGGGCTCGAACAACGGCTTAAACTTCGGTGCAGGTTTGACTAATGCAGCGCGTATCGGCACGCAAGCCGGTGTGTTTGATGGGGCCGATTATGTGGATGTGGGTGCGTTGAATTTGGGCAATAACTTCTCGATCGCCACTTGGGTGCGATTGGATGTGGGGGCCACGAATATCCAGACTTTGGTAGCAAACTCTGCCGGTGGTGCAAGCACGGACGGCTTTCGTCTCTACGTGAACACCTTCAACACGAGTGACGGGGCAGTGGTTCTTGAAACAGGCAACGGCACAGCCAATAACAATGCACGCACCAGCACGGGGGTGGTGGGAACAAATGGCTGGGCGCATGTGACCTTGACGATGAATCGCAGCAGTGGCACGGCCGTGATCTATGTCAATGGTGTGAACGTGACCACGGATGGTAGTGTGGTAACAAACTTCACCAACAGTTCTGCCATCCATTTGGGGCAGATGGCCAGCGCGGGATTCCGTTTGCGCGGGCGTTTGGATGATGTGCGAATCTATAACAAAGTGTTGTCACAAACAGAGGTGACGACCTTGCTCACAGCCAGTGGCAATACCCCGCCAGTCATCACTTCGCTGGTTTCTTCAGCAAGCAAATCATTGGTTAATGCGAACGTCACTTTCACGATCAATGCCACAGATGCGAACAATGATGGATTGAGTTATTCGTTCGATTTCGGCACTGGAGCAGGACAGCAGCCGTTCACGTTGAACAAGTCGGCTTCCTTCACTTACACGAATGCAGGTCGCTACACGGTGTTTGGTCGTGCGCGGGATGCCAGTGGCACGGTGACGACAAGCATGGTGCAGGTGGTTCACTACACGTTGACGGCGACCAATGCCGTGGCTTCGAGCCAGATCATCTATGACAATTCACGCACCAAGGTGTGGAACGTGAATCCGGATTCGGACACGGTGACGCGCATTGATGGCAATAGTCTGGCGAAGGATTTCGAGATCGCCGTGGGCAAGAAGCCCCGTTCGCTCGCGTTACGCCCAGATAATTCCGAAGTGTGGGTGACGTGTGAATCTTCTGATGAGATCTATGTGCTCAATGCGAACACGGGAGCATTGGTGCAGACGATCGATACACCACGGGGTTCTCGACCGATGGGTGTGGCTTTCCAGCCGAACGGGGCGGCGGCTTATGTCACTTACATGAACACCGGCTTGTTGGCGAAGTGGAATCCTTCCACGAAAGCATTGGTGGGCACATTGAATGTGGGACAGCAACCGCGGGCCATCTCGATCTCCGGTGATTCCACGCGCATCTTTGTGGGCCGCTTCATCTCGCCGGTGAATCCATTCAATCCGGGGGCGGAAGTGGGTGAGGTGCGTGAAGTGGGTGTGGCCAGCTTCACGGTCACTCGGACCTTTACGCTGGCGCACAGCACCACGCCGGATACGGAATCCTCCAGTCGTGGCACACCGAATTATCTCACGCAGATGGCGATCTCTCCGGATGGACGGCGGCTGTTTGTGCCGTCCAAGAAGGATAACGTGGATCGTGGCACCTGGCGCGACGGCAATGCTCTGACGCATGACCGAAGTGTGCGGGCGATCGTCTCGCAACTCGACTTGATCAACAATAACGAGGCACTGGCATCGCGAGTGGATATCGACAATCGCTCGTTCCCGCACGGCGTGGTGTTCTCCCCAGTGGGCGATCTGGCGTTTGTGGCCATGCAAGGCAATAACGAAGTGCTGATCTTGAACGCTTACACAGGTGTGGCGGTAAGCGGTTTTAAACTGGGGAATGAGTTGTCGCCGCAGGATTTGGTGATGAAACCGGATGGTTCACGACTCTACGTGATGAATTTCATGACGCGGAGTGTTTCCGCTTATAACATCTCAAGTATCGTCGCAGGGACCAGTTCCGAGGCCACGCCGTTGGGCGTAACGAACGTGGTCGCTACGGAAAAGCTTTCGGCCACGGTGCTCAAGGGCAAACAGATCTTCTACAATGCCGCGGATGAGCGCATGTCTGCCGAAGGTTACATGAGCTGTGCATCCTGCCATCTGGATGGCGGTAGTGACCGGCGTGTGTGGGACTTCACGGATCGTGGCGAGGGCTTGCGCATGACGACCGGATTGGAAGGGCGTCGTGGGATGGGCCATGGACGCGTGCATTGGTCCGGTAACTTCGATGAGATTCAGGACTTCGAACTGGATATCCGCAATGCCTTCAATGGTACGGGCTTTATCACGAATGGCGTACCGAACAGTTCGTTGGGAGCAGCGAATGCAGGACGCAGTGCCGACCTCGATGCATTGGCGGCGTATGTGGCTTCACTCACGAAATTCAACCGCAGTCCTTTCCGTAATGCGGATGGCACGCTGACCTCAGATGCCGTGGCGGGCAAGGCGATTTTCACGCAACTGAACTGCGCTTCCTGCCATTCCGGCGCGGACTTTACTGACAGTACGGGTAATGTGCTGCGTAATGTAGGGACGATCAAAGCCTCTTCCGGTCAGCGCCTTGGGGCAGCTTTGACGGGCTTGGATACGCCGACGCTGAAAGGATTGTGGGACAAGGGGCCGTATTTGCATGACGGTTCGGCAACGAACTTGATCGATGTCATCACTACGCAGAATCCGAGCAACCAACATGGGGTGACGAGCGGATTGACGACTACGCAACGAAATCAGTTGGTGGCATATTTGCAACAGATCGATGATCTGGAAGTCGGTGGCATGACGCATCTGTGGCCGTTCCAGAACAATGTGAACGATGTAGTGGGGACGAACAATGGTACAAACAACATCATTGGCTATACGAGTGGTCAGGTTGGGCAGGCGGCCCAGCTTAACGGGACGAACTTCGTAGGTGTTGGCCAGATGAATCTGGGTAGCAACTTCACGATCGCTTCCTGGGTGTATATCGACCCTGCAGCGACGAATATTCAAACCATCATGGCGAATTCCGGTGGGGGTTCTTCCACGGATGGTTTCCGTTTGTTCGTGAATACTTGGAATACAAGTGATGGGGCGGTGAACTTTGAAACGGGTGATGGCACGGCGGGTAACGGTGCGAAATCTTCCACCGCCAAGGTCATGCCCAGTGCGTGGAATTTCGTGGCGGTGACGGTGAACCGGACCGCAGGGACGGCGGCCATCTACGTGAATGGCACGAATTACACGGCGGATGGCAGCATCACGACGAACTTCAATGTCACGAATGCAGTGTTCATTGGGCAAATGGGCAACGCGGGCGGCAATCGCTTGCGGGGCATGCTGGACGAGGTGGCGATCTTCAATCGCAGTCTGACGACGAACGAGATGTCCATTCTGATGAGCGGAGACAATTCGCAGTTCTTGATGAGCATGATGGGCGGCGGAGGAGGAGGTGGCAGTTCCATGATGTTGATGCAGATGCCTTCTGGTGGCGCGAAAGAGTCAGCGCGTTCTACATCGTCCGGTGGAGCATTGCCGCCGCCATGGCTGGCACAGGATATCGGTGCAGTCGCTGTTGTCGGCAGCGAGAGTCATGACAATGGCAGCTACACGATCAGCGGTTCAGGTTCCGGCATCTGGAACACGAAGGATGAGTTCCGTTACGTCTATCAAACTGCCACGGGCGATTGCGATATCCGTGCGCGTCTGAACGGTGTGGACGGGGATGTCCTGGCCCGTGCAGGTGTGATGATCCGTGAAACGCTGAATCCAAATTCAGCCCATGCTTCCATGTTGATCACAGGTAAGCGACAAGCACTCTTCGAACGACGCTTGGGCACGGGTGGAACGACATCGGTCGCGAGCGTAACCGTTCCGGAAGGGGATGTCTGGGTAAGGGTGCAACGCTCCGGGCAGAAGTTCACTACTATGGTGTCCAGCGATGGCGTGAAGTGGGTGGTGATTGGTTCAGTGCAGATGTCCATGTCGCAAAATGTTTACATCGGTCTGGGAGTAAGCAGCCATGTGGATGGAATCATCAGCACGACTACGTTGGATGACGTGACCGCAGTTCCTTGA
- a CDS encoding uracil-DNA glycosylase family protein: protein MAKPETLEQLLQRVRACTVCAGQLPYAPKPVLRALPSARLMIVGQAPGRKVQETGIPWNDPSGDRLRDWLQLSRDEFYDESRIAIIPTGFCYPGKAKSGDAPPRPECAPLWHPLLRAALPEVKLTLLVGSYAQAYYLGKRSKGSLSDTVRAFKEYLPEFFPLPHPSPRNRLWLRQRPWFDTEVLPALRERVNRILNK from the coding sequence GTGGCGAAGCCGGAAACATTGGAACAACTGCTCCAGCGGGTGCGGGCTTGCACGGTGTGTGCAGGGCAGTTGCCTTATGCACCCAAACCCGTCTTGCGTGCGCTACCTTCGGCGAGATTGATGATCGTGGGGCAGGCGCCAGGTCGCAAGGTGCAGGAGACGGGCATTCCGTGGAACGATCCTTCAGGAGATCGTTTGCGTGATTGGTTGCAACTCAGCCGGGATGAGTTCTATGACGAGTCACGCATCGCTATCATCCCCACGGGGTTTTGTTATCCGGGCAAGGCGAAGTCAGGTGATGCGCCGCCCCGTCCGGAATGTGCCCCTTTGTGGCATCCGCTATTGAGAGCGGCTTTGCCTGAGGTGAAGCTGACGTTGCTTGTGGGCAGTTATGCGCAGGCTTATTATCTCGGCAAGCGCAGCAAAGGCAGCCTTTCCGATACGGTGCGTGCGTTTAAAGAATATTTGCCGGAATTTTTCCCGTTGCCGCATCCGAGCCCGCGCAACCGGCTTTGGCTGCGGCAGCGCCCGTGGTTTGATACGGAAGTGCTGCCCGCTCTGCGCGAACGGGTGAACCGCATTCTAAATAAATGA
- a CDS encoding Gfo/Idh/MocA family oxidoreductase: MINVGIVGLGFMAATHIKAYRQVEGIRVAALCSPSGRRLDGDFSDVAGNIGTQEPLKLDMTQVRGYRDFAEMLTNPDIHAIDICTPTLAHKDQAIAALKAGKHVICEKPLARTSAQAREILAVASVTDRVFLPAMCARWWPGWWWLKQTIDSGIYGKVLGARFRRVAQPPGWGQHNFLEGEKSGGALLDLHIHDVDFVQWCFGAPKSVYATGYSSLSGAVDHVLAQYTYDSGVMVHAEGSWAFADGFGFNKAYTVNFERATADFDLARGKEALKLFVKGQPPEIISCDGPDGYIGELTHFRDCIRTGTQPTVVTGMDALNDLLLCEAEEQSIRTGAIVEFTFPSSQD, translated from the coding sequence ATGATCAACGTCGGCATTGTCGGTCTAGGTTTCATGGCGGCCACACACATCAAGGCGTACCGCCAGGTGGAAGGCATTCGCGTCGCGGCCCTTTGCAGTCCCAGCGGACGCCGCCTCGACGGTGACTTCTCCGATGTCGCCGGGAACATCGGCACGCAAGAACCGCTCAAGCTCGACATGACCCAGGTGCGTGGCTATCGCGACTTCGCCGAAATGCTCACGAATCCCGACATCCACGCCATCGACATCTGCACACCTACGCTGGCGCACAAAGACCAAGCCATCGCCGCGCTGAAAGCGGGCAAGCATGTGATCTGTGAGAAACCCCTCGCCCGCACCTCCGCGCAAGCCCGCGAGATCCTCGCCGTCGCCAGCGTGACCGATCGCGTTTTTCTCCCCGCAATGTGCGCCCGTTGGTGGCCCGGCTGGTGGTGGCTCAAGCAGACCATTGATAGTGGCATCTACGGCAAAGTCCTCGGCGCGCGCTTCCGCCGCGTGGCCCAACCTCCCGGCTGGGGGCAGCACAATTTCCTCGAAGGCGAGAAATCCGGCGGTGCCCTGCTTGATCTCCACATCCACGATGTCGATTTCGTGCAATGGTGCTTCGGCGCACCGAAGAGTGTTTACGCCACCGGCTATTCCAGCCTCAGCGGAGCCGTCGATCACGTCCTCGCCCAATACACTTACGATAGCGGCGTGATGGTCCATGCAGAAGGCTCTTGGGCTTTTGCCGACGGCTTCGGCTTCAACAAGGCCTACACCGTGAACTTCGAGCGCGCCACCGCCGACTTCGACCTCGCCCGTGGCAAGGAGGCCCTCAAACTCTTCGTCAAAGGTCAGCCGCCTGAGATCATCTCCTGCGATGGCCCCGATGGCTACATCGGCGAGCTCACCCACTTCCGCGATTGCATCCGCACTGGCACCCAGCCCACCGTCGTCACGGGCATGGATGCCTTGAATGATCTCCTGCTCTGTGAAGCGGAGGAACAATCCATCCGTACGGGTGCTATAGTTGAGTTCACATTTCCCTCCAGCCAAGATTAG
- the rnr gene encoding ribonuclease R, translated as MSDQNLPLKRSGKPASPRHEPLDQRVLQLLGQKNYTPANVPELLRFLHLPPKRQQELQQALQQLEHSGQIARVKGNRYIKPLEADLIPGRISINRSGRGFLRPDDDNLGEISISESDTSTAMNGDRVLVRLNVKAKGLRESTEQPTGKVIRILDRKRLRIVGTLQRGRSFLYVIPDDPRFPHDVYVPEPRDVGRPANIGDKVVVEMKEWESRHTNPEGEIVEILGAPDAEGVDMLSVLRQYNLPLSFPHEVLAEARAYGNAVKPEEIAGREDCREHLVITIDPDDAKDFDDAICLQRVSQTQWKLWVHIADVSHYVKPGTQLDDQARKRGNSTYLVDRVIPMLPEALSNELCSLKPHVDRLTKCVEFLVSDDGRVLKSRFYPAVIHSHRRFTYQEVLAILQREPADDDIERMLHHAHQLAQKIRRLRFANGSLELDFPETKIRLDEKGKVLRLEKMENDVSHQLIEEYMLLANEAVAGELMRRNTPAIYRVHEEPDPKRLAEYREDVLSQNIPCGNLGKKEEIQKLMAKLKDLPIGPALKIGFLKSLMRARYAMEPLGHYGLAKEKYAHFTSPIRRYADLVVHRALFETGHGKQHSLKETSEHISETERNSADAERDSKDVKMYAYLRAQLEMETPPRYPALVTDVRNFGFFVDVTGLAMSGLVPLSSIEDDFYVFDSQRNNLVGRRFRKVIRLGDKVEVQIAKVDSFKKQVDFKLATDAKAAKPKGKFAQESARSRPSQRGYEQSQPERPGKFGKSDRFSKPERRGKFSERPERSGKFSDRQDRGGKFSDRPSGHGKPSRSQDHSSRSKRPSGQGGGGSKRTLPSSSSQFMSAQGSRAPLPSSSSSFGRSGGSRGGNRRRR; from the coding sequence ATGAGCGATCAGAATCTCCCCCTTAAACGTTCGGGCAAGCCCGCGTCTCCCCGCCACGAACCACTGGACCAGCGTGTCTTGCAGTTGCTTGGCCAGAAGAATTACACCCCGGCCAATGTGCCCGAGTTATTGCGCTTCCTGCACCTCCCGCCCAAGCGCCAGCAGGAATTGCAACAAGCCTTGCAACAACTGGAGCACAGCGGCCAGATCGCGCGCGTCAAAGGCAACCGCTACATCAAACCGCTGGAAGCCGACCTCATCCCCGGCCGCATCAGCATCAATCGCAGCGGCAGAGGCTTCTTACGCCCGGACGATGACAACCTGGGCGAGATTTCAATCAGTGAAAGCGACACCAGCACCGCCATGAATGGCGACCGCGTGCTCGTGCGCCTGAATGTAAAGGCCAAAGGTCTGCGCGAATCGACCGAGCAACCGACCGGCAAAGTCATCCGCATTCTTGACCGCAAACGCCTCCGCATCGTCGGCACCTTGCAACGTGGTCGTTCGTTCCTCTACGTCATTCCGGATGATCCGCGTTTCCCGCATGACGTCTACGTGCCCGAACCGCGTGATGTCGGCCGCCCGGCGAACATCGGCGATAAAGTGGTCGTGGAGATGAAAGAATGGGAATCACGCCACACGAATCCCGAAGGCGAAATCGTTGAAATCCTCGGCGCACCCGATGCTGAAGGCGTGGACATGCTCTCCGTCCTGCGCCAATACAACCTCCCCCTCAGCTTCCCGCACGAAGTCCTCGCTGAAGCCCGTGCTTACGGCAACGCCGTGAAGCCGGAAGAGATCGCCGGACGCGAAGATTGCCGGGAACACCTCGTCATCACCATCGATCCTGATGACGCCAAAGACTTCGATGACGCTATCTGCCTCCAGCGCGTCTCCCAAACCCAATGGAAGCTCTGGGTCCACATCGCCGATGTCTCTCATTACGTGAAGCCCGGCACGCAGCTTGATGATCAGGCACGCAAGCGCGGCAACTCCACTTACCTCGTGGACCGCGTCATCCCCATGCTACCCGAGGCTCTGAGCAATGAACTTTGCTCGCTCAAGCCACACGTAGATCGCCTCACGAAATGCGTCGAATTCCTCGTCTCCGATGATGGTCGCGTGTTGAAGAGCCGTTTCTATCCCGCTGTCATCCACTCCCACCGCCGCTTCACCTATCAGGAGGTCCTTGCCATCCTGCAACGTGAACCGGCTGATGACGATATCGAGCGCATGCTCCATCACGCCCATCAGCTCGCGCAAAAGATCCGCCGCCTTCGCTTTGCCAACGGTTCGCTGGAACTAGATTTCCCGGAAACCAAGATCCGCCTCGACGAAAAAGGCAAAGTCCTTCGTCTCGAGAAGATGGAGAACGACGTCTCCCATCAACTCATCGAGGAATACATGCTCTTGGCGAATGAAGCCGTTGCCGGTGAATTGATGCGCCGTAACACGCCCGCCATCTACCGCGTGCATGAGGAGCCGGATCCGAAACGTCTCGCCGAATACCGCGAAGACGTCCTGAGCCAGAACATCCCCTGCGGTAACCTCGGCAAGAAGGAAGAGATCCAGAAGCTCATGGCCAAGCTCAAGGACCTGCCCATCGGCCCTGCCTTGAAGATCGGCTTCTTGAAGTCATTGATGCGCGCGCGTTATGCCATGGAGCCACTCGGTCACTATGGATTGGCCAAGGAGAAATACGCGCACTTCACCTCGCCCATTCGTCGTTACGCGGATCTCGTGGTACATCGCGCCTTGTTCGAGACCGGTCATGGCAAGCAGCATTCGCTCAAGGAAACCTCTGAACACATCTCCGAGACAGAACGTAATTCCGCCGATGCCGAGCGCGACAGCAAAGACGTGAAGATGTACGCCTATCTCCGCGCGCAATTGGAGATGGAAACGCCCCCGCGCTATCCCGCTCTGGTCACTGACGTTCGCAATTTCGGTTTCTTCGTGGATGTCACCGGCCTTGCCATGAGCGGCCTCGTGCCTCTTTCCTCCATTGAGGACGACTTCTATGTCTTCGATTCCCAGCGCAATAATCTCGTAGGACGCCGCTTCCGCAAAGTCATCCGCTTGGGTGACAAGGTCGAAGTGCAGATTGCCAAGGTGGACAGCTTCAAGAAGCAAGTGGACTTCAAGCTCGCCACCGATGCCAAGGCCGCCAAGCCCAAAGGAAAGTTTGCCCAAGAGTCGGCACGCTCGCGCCCGTCTCAACGTGGTTACGAACAATCGCAACCGGAACGTCCCGGTAAATTCGGCAAATCTGATCGTTTCAGCAAACCGGAACGCCGGGGTAAATTCTCTGAACGCCCAGAACGCAGCGGCAAGTTTTCTGATCGTCAGGATCGTGGTGGCAAATTCTCCGATCGTCCTTCGGGACACGGTAAACCCTCACGTTCGCAAGATCACTCTTCCCGTTCCAAACGCCCAAGCGGTCAAGGCGGAGGCGGCAGCAAACGCACCCTGCCCTCCAGCAGCAGCCAGTTCATGTCCGCCCAAGGCAGCCGCGCTCCATTGCCCAGCTCCAGCAGCTCATTCGGGAGAAGTGGTGGTAGTCGTGGGGGCAACCGCCGTCGCCGTTAA